In one Vulgatibacter incomptus genomic region, the following are encoded:
- a CDS encoding c-type cytochrome, whose product MRRIAKWVGIAVLGLLLVASIGVGGAVLVAKRAMARVHQVPDEPLAIGSKPEVIEEGRRLLAARGCAECHGADLGGGVVLDDPALGSLYAPNITLGRGSVVEGFRDADWVRAIRHGVKRDGRPIVIMPANEYYFLSDRDLSAIIAFAKTAAPVDRELPPHRIKPLLYVLTALEVFPLLAANSIDHAAPREAVSEPEATKEYGRYLAKVQCQGCHGEGLGGGPPPGAPASLPVPANLTPDEATGIGKWTEADFVRALREGRRPDGRELDPFMPWKNFRNLDETELHALWAYVRSVPAKPFGSR is encoded by the coding sequence ATGCGTCGCATCGCGAAGTGGGTGGGAATCGCCGTATTGGGGTTGTTGCTCGTAGCGTCGATCGGGGTGGGGGGTGCCGTCCTGGTCGCGAAGCGCGCGATGGCGCGGGTCCACCAGGTGCCCGACGAGCCTCTCGCCATCGGCTCCAAACCGGAGGTGATCGAGGAGGGGAGGAGACTGTTGGCGGCCCGCGGGTGCGCGGAGTGCCACGGCGCGGATCTGGGTGGAGGGGTCGTCCTCGACGATCCGGCGCTCGGCTCTCTCTACGCACCGAACATCACCCTGGGTAGGGGATCGGTGGTCGAGGGATTCCGCGATGCGGACTGGGTGCGGGCCATCCGCCACGGCGTGAAGCGGGACGGCAGGCCCATCGTCATCATGCCGGCGAACGAGTATTACTTCCTCAGCGATCGGGATCTGTCCGCGATCATCGCCTTCGCGAAGACGGCCGCACCGGTCGATCGGGAGCTCCCGCCCCACCGGATCAAGCCCCTGCTGTACGTGCTCACGGCGCTCGAGGTCTTTCCTCTGCTGGCCGCGAACTCGATCGACCACGCGGCGCCGAGGGAGGCCGTCTCCGAGCCGGAGGCGACGAAGGAGTACGGGCGATACCTCGCGAAGGTCCAGTGCCAGGGGTGTCATGGCGAAGGGCTCGGCGGGGGCCCGCCGCCCGGCGCGCCGGCGAGCCTGCCGGTGCCGGCGAACCTCACGCCCGACGAGGCGACCGGGATCGGCAAGTGGACGGAGGCGGACTTCGTTCGCGCTCTCCGGGAGGGGAGGCGGCCCGACGGGCGCGAGCTCGACCCCTTCATGCCGTGGAAGAACTTCCGGAACCTGGACGAAACGGAGCTCCACGCCCTCTGGGCCTACGTGAGGAGCGTGCCGGCGAAGCCTTTCGGCTCGCGTTGA
- a CDS encoding response regulator, with the protein MARTLLLADDSITMHKVVSITVAHENLTVAAVTNGDDAIAKARELGPAIVVADVVMPGKTGYEVCHALKSDPATQHIPVLLLSGAFEDFDEERARMVRADGRLSKPFETAAFIEAVRKLAGGGEQAPAVAAPAATGPRIPTIPVPAGLQPQPAAPPRPISAPVAAPLAPSVPTFPGVAAASTPVPAAGPSVFGGAPLGPVSSPRPTPLFEPPGAPSFPAGGTPMGGMLPPVAKPGVSFSSPFSVASPVAAPMASPVGAPAAPPIAAPVAAPVAATMAEPFAASVVTPAASPEPDASSDGVVWGELEEPTFSGNLDDDWSAAIPEIDLSAGPEAIPDIDLSAGPAAPAEVDLSALPEANLEIELPEEPTVQIAAPSNGGLEEEISLDDPVDANEGWLSEGGSIELETTILSNPSGSAAPAAPTKEIAEGSLFGVFQSAGPANAFQPVATTAGMGIGGFALDAPESIFGGLPANTDPQVESFEDLDVDPPAPVTPDAPVAPAVPVAPADPVAPVASAVPVVPVAPVTPAVPVAPAAPVAPAAPAARVAEVAPVSAQAAAAAVESTAGAVPRDLVEKIGWEVVPQVAEALLRQQVAAVAREVIERIAWEVVPQLAETIIKDELERLVRERKIGA; encoded by the coding sequence ATGGCCCGCACGCTGCTGCTCGCGGACGACTCGATCACCATGCACAAGGTGGTCTCGATCACTGTCGCCCACGAGAACCTCACGGTCGCCGCGGTGACCAACGGCGACGACGCCATCGCGAAGGCGCGGGAGCTCGGGCCGGCGATCGTCGTCGCCGACGTGGTGATGCCGGGCAAGACCGGTTACGAGGTCTGCCACGCGCTGAAGTCCGATCCCGCCACGCAGCACATCCCCGTGCTCCTCCTCTCGGGGGCCTTCGAGGACTTCGACGAGGAGCGGGCCCGGATGGTCCGGGCGGACGGGCGGCTCTCCAAGCCCTTCGAGACCGCCGCGTTCATCGAAGCGGTGCGGAAGCTCGCCGGCGGCGGGGAGCAGGCCCCCGCGGTGGCGGCTCCGGCCGCGACCGGCCCTCGCATCCCGACGATCCCGGTCCCTGCGGGGCTGCAGCCGCAGCCGGCAGCTCCTCCGCGCCCGATCTCGGCACCGGTGGCGGCCCCCCTGGCCCCGTCGGTGCCAACGTTCCCCGGTGTGGCGGCGGCGTCGACGCCGGTGCCGGCGGCCGGACCGTCGGTGTTCGGGGGCGCGCCGCTTGGGCCCGTCTCGTCGCCTCGGCCCACTCCCCTGTTCGAGCCGCCCGGGGCGCCCTCGTTCCCCGCGGGCGGTACGCCCATGGGCGGAATGCTCCCGCCGGTGGCAAAGCCCGGCGTGTCCTTCTCCTCGCCGTTCTCGGTCGCCTCTCCGGTCGCCGCGCCGATGGCCTCGCCGGTCGGGGCCCCGGCCGCTCCGCCGATCGCCGCGCCCGTCGCTGCCCCGGTCGCCGCGACGATGGCCGAGCCGTTCGCTGCATCGGTCGTGACGCCGGCTGCCTCCCCGGAGCCGGATGCGTCCTCGGACGGCGTCGTGTGGGGCGAGCTCGAGGAGCCGACGTTCTCGGGCAACCTGGATGACGATTGGTCGGCGGCCATCCCCGAGATCGACCTCTCGGCGGGTCCGGAGGCGATCCCCGACATCGACCTGTCGGCAGGACCGGCCGCCCCTGCCGAGGTCGACCTTTCGGCGCTGCCGGAGGCCAACCTCGAGATTGAGCTCCCGGAGGAGCCGACCGTCCAGATCGCCGCTCCATCGAATGGCGGTCTCGAGGAGGAGATTTCTCTCGACGACCCAGTCGACGCAAACGAGGGCTGGCTCTCCGAGGGCGGGTCGATCGAGCTCGAGACCACGATCCTCTCGAATCCGAGCGGGAGCGCCGCCCCGGCGGCCCCTACGAAGGAGATCGCCGAAGGTTCGCTCTTCGGCGTCTTCCAGAGCGCCGGACCCGCGAACGCGTTCCAGCCGGTGGCGACGACGGCCGGCATGGGCATCGGCGGGTTCGCCCTCGATGCGCCGGAGTCGATCTTTGGCGGGCTCCCGGCGAACACGGATCCGCAGGTCGAGAGCTTCGAAGATCTCGACGTGGATCCGCCCGCCCCGGTTACCCCGGATGCACCGGTCGCCCCGGCGGTCCCGGTCGCACCTGCTGACCCGGTTGCGCCGGTCGCCTCGGCTGTTCCGGTTGTCCCGGTTGCACCGGTCACCCCGGCTGTCCCGGTCGCACCTGCTGCCCCGGTCGCACCTGCTGCCCCGGCTGCACGCGTCGCTGAGGTCGCCCCTGTTTCTGCCCAGGCTGCCGCCGCCGCGGTCGAGTCCACCGCTGGCGCCGTCCCCCGCGACCTCGTCGAGAAGATCGGCTGGGAAGTGGTCCCGCAGGTCGCCGAGGCGCTCCTCCGGCAGCAGGTGGCCGCGGTCGCCCGCGAGGTGATCGAGCGGATCGCCTGGGAGGTCGTGCCCCAGCTCGCCGAGACCATCATCAAAGACGAGCTCGAGCGCCTGGTGCGCGAGCGGAAGATCGGCGCCTGA
- a CDS encoding valine--tRNA ligase, translating into MTTQTHPELPKGYEPGDVEQRWYRFWLERGLFHADESSDKPPFSIVMPPPNVTGSLHMGHAVFVTLQDVLTRWKRMSGFNAMWLPGVDHAGIATQMIVERELKKTEGLSRHDLGREKFLERIWAWKEKYGSRITKQLEVLGASADWERERFTMDDGLSKAVREVFVRLYEEGLIYQASRLINWCPNDRTALSDLEVEHEEGAKGELFEFAYQLSDGSGEIVVATTRPETMLGDTAVAVHPDDERYKGLIGKTVKHPFADREIPIVGDSILVDPAFGTGAVKITPAHDFNDFEVGKRHGLEMINVLDATGKLNENGGPFAGMDRFAARAAVKEKLAELGLARGEKEHILPLGRCQRCNTVVEPWLSTQWYVKMEPLAKPAIEAVEQGDTVFIPESWTNTYMSWMRDIHDWCISRQLWWGHRIPAWYCADGHVNVAREAPAACGTCGKAELRQDDDVLDTWFSSGLWPFSTLGWPEQTKSLETFYPTTVMETGFDIIFFWVARMMMMGLHFMGKVPFQTVFLHPMVRDEKGEKMSKTKGNVIDPLEVTEKYGADALRFTLAAMTAQGRDIKLSLERVAGYKAFANKIWNAARFSMLHMGAVDMSRPLDEAMISDADRWILTRFHRASAEVIEALESFRFNEASNRVYQFIWRELCDWYIELVKPRLYEGTPEEKAASARVLRDVLDGSLRLLHPFMPFVTEEIWQKLPRAEGDPASLMIAAYPSPDPDRMEDAEADRFDTLIEIVQAVRSLRVELSVPEGAEVELYFDADAATASWLEDRAIWLGRLAKVKAFVPRAKGWPEESPSVLVRGVELRLPITGLVDRAELLAKLAKEEQKLAIDLEKLEKRLGNPGFVAKAPPEVIEKDRALAQEMQARLGKIRENQERISKG; encoded by the coding sequence ATGACCACCCAGACCCACCCCGAGCTTCCCAAGGGCTACGAGCCCGGCGACGTCGAGCAGCGCTGGTACCGCTTCTGGCTCGAGCGCGGCCTCTTCCACGCGGACGAGAGCTCCGACAAGCCCCCGTTCTCCATCGTGATGCCGCCGCCGAACGTGACCGGCTCCCTGCACATGGGCCACGCCGTCTTCGTCACGCTCCAGGACGTCCTCACCCGCTGGAAGCGGATGAGCGGCTTCAACGCCATGTGGCTGCCTGGCGTGGATCACGCGGGCATCGCCACGCAGATGATCGTGGAGCGGGAGCTCAAGAAGACCGAGGGCCTCTCCCGCCACGACCTGGGCCGCGAGAAGTTCCTGGAGCGGATCTGGGCGTGGAAGGAGAAGTACGGCAGCCGCATCACGAAGCAGCTCGAGGTCCTGGGCGCCTCAGCCGACTGGGAGCGCGAGCGCTTCACCATGGACGACGGGCTCTCGAAGGCCGTCAGGGAGGTCTTCGTCCGCCTCTACGAGGAGGGCCTGATCTACCAGGCCAGCCGGCTGATCAACTGGTGCCCGAACGATCGGACCGCGCTCTCCGACCTCGAGGTGGAGCACGAGGAGGGCGCCAAGGGCGAGCTCTTCGAGTTCGCCTACCAGCTCTCGGACGGCTCCGGCGAGATCGTCGTCGCCACCACCCGTCCCGAGACCATGCTCGGCGACACCGCGGTGGCCGTGCACCCCGACGACGAGCGCTACAAGGGGCTCATCGGTAAGACGGTGAAACACCCGTTCGCCGACCGTGAGATCCCGATCGTCGGCGACTCGATCCTCGTGGATCCCGCCTTCGGCACCGGCGCGGTGAAGATCACGCCCGCCCACGACTTCAACGACTTCGAGGTGGGCAAGCGCCACGGCCTCGAGATGATCAACGTCCTCGACGCGACCGGGAAGCTCAACGAGAACGGCGGCCCCTTCGCCGGCATGGATCGCTTCGCGGCCCGTGCGGCGGTGAAGGAGAAGCTCGCCGAGCTCGGCCTCGCGCGCGGCGAGAAGGAGCACATTCTCCCGCTCGGCCGCTGCCAGCGCTGCAACACGGTGGTCGAGCCCTGGCTCTCCACGCAGTGGTACGTGAAGATGGAGCCCCTCGCGAAGCCCGCGATCGAAGCGGTGGAGCAGGGCGACACGGTCTTCATCCCCGAGAGCTGGACCAACACCTACATGTCGTGGATGCGCGACATCCACGACTGGTGCATCAGCCGCCAGCTCTGGTGGGGCCACCGCATCCCCGCCTGGTACTGCGCCGACGGGCACGTCAACGTGGCCCGCGAGGCCCCGGCGGCTTGCGGGACCTGCGGCAAGGCCGAGCTGCGCCAGGACGACGACGTCCTCGACACGTGGTTCTCGTCGGGCCTGTGGCCCTTCTCGACCCTCGGCTGGCCGGAGCAGACCAAGTCCCTCGAGACCTTCTATCCCACCACCGTGATGGAGACCGGCTTCGACATCATCTTCTTCTGGGTCGCCCGGATGATGATGATGGGCCTCCACTTCATGGGGAAGGTGCCCTTCCAGACCGTCTTCCTCCACCCGATGGTCCGGGACGAGAAGGGCGAGAAGATGTCGAAGACCAAGGGGAACGTGATCGATCCCCTCGAGGTCACCGAGAAGTACGGCGCCGACGCGCTGCGCTTCACCCTCGCCGCGATGACGGCGCAGGGCCGCGACATCAAGCTCTCCCTGGAGCGCGTGGCGGGCTACAAGGCCTTCGCCAACAAGATCTGGAACGCCGCCCGCTTCTCGATGCTCCATATGGGCGCCGTCGACATGTCGAGGCCCCTCGACGAGGCGATGATCTCCGACGCGGATCGCTGGATCCTCACGCGCTTCCACCGCGCCTCCGCCGAGGTGATCGAGGCGCTCGAGTCCTTCCGCTTCAACGAGGCCTCGAACCGCGTCTACCAGTTCATCTGGCGCGAGCTCTGCGACTGGTACATCGAGCTCGTGAAGCCCCGGCTCTACGAGGGGACGCCCGAGGAGAAGGCCGCGTCGGCCCGCGTGCTCCGCGACGTCCTCGACGGCAGCCTGCGCCTCCTGCATCCCTTCATGCCCTTCGTCACCGAGGAGATCTGGCAGAAGCTCCCGCGGGCCGAGGGCGACCCGGCCTCCCTGATGATCGCGGCCTATCCCTCGCCGGATCCCGATCGCATGGAGGACGCCGAGGCCGACCGCTTCGACACGCTGATCGAGATCGTCCAGGCCGTGCGCTCGCTGCGGGTGGAGCTCTCGGTGCCGGAGGGCGCCGAGGTCGAGCTCTACTTCGACGCCGATGCCGCGACCGCCTCGTGGCTCGAGGATCGCGCCATCTGGCTGGGCCGCCTCGCCAAGGTGAAGGCCTTCGTCCCCAGGGCGAAGGGCTGGCCCGAGGAGAGCCCCTCCGTGCTCGTCCGGGGCGTCGAGCTCCGGCTGCCAATCACCGGTCTCGTCGATCGCGCCGAGCTCCTCGCGAAGCTCGCCAAGGAGGAGCAGAAGCTCGCCATCGACCTCGAAAAGCTCGAGAAGCGCCTCGGCAATCCGGGCTTCGTCGCCAAGGCGCCGCCGGAGGTGATCGAGAAGGATCGCGCCCTCGCCCAGGAGATGCAGGCGAGGCTCGGGAAGATCCGCGAGAACCAGGAGCGGATCTCGAAGGGCTGA
- a CDS encoding metallopeptidase family protein, translating into MATRSDERLEALLRESARSLDAGNLDESLARAEEAVDLAPRSGAAHCAKAEALAALDRDEEAISSFDRAIALDKNDLDAIWGAAELFVTRMGEDPAVLERGLTLCRRGAKIARRRGEEEIAAELSFLEAIALSALGEPAAALTLLDEVRGILGDDPELLLERAFALFELCRFDDVQQELESLLREEPDLAWAHHYLGLVAERSDDLRLAEKHFAKARELSPEDFPEPVRLTETEFDEVVEEALKELPDQVRRYLSNVAIAVEPLPRLEEIQGPDPLSPSILGVFRGSPLKDKGTFDPWSHFPNSIVLYQRNLERFAVDREELIDEIGVTLLHEVGHFLGFDEDDLRERDLH; encoded by the coding sequence ATGGCTACCCGATCCGATGAAAGACTCGAGGCGCTCCTCCGCGAGAGCGCCCGCTCCCTCGATGCTGGCAACCTCGACGAATCCCTTGCCCGCGCCGAGGAGGCCGTCGACCTCGCCCCGCGCTCGGGAGCGGCCCACTGCGCCAAGGCGGAGGCCCTGGCGGCCCTCGATCGCGACGAAGAGGCCATCTCCTCCTTCGATCGCGCCATCGCCCTCGACAAGAACGACCTCGACGCGATCTGGGGCGCAGCCGAGCTCTTCGTCACGCGCATGGGCGAGGATCCCGCCGTGCTGGAGCGGGGCCTGACCCTCTGCCGCCGGGGCGCGAAGATCGCCCGCAGGCGCGGCGAAGAGGAGATCGCCGCCGAGCTCTCCTTCCTGGAGGCGATCGCGCTCTCGGCCCTCGGCGAGCCCGCCGCCGCCCTTACCCTTCTGGACGAGGTCCGCGGAATCCTCGGTGACGATCCCGAGCTGCTGCTCGAGAGGGCCTTCGCCCTCTTCGAGCTCTGCCGCTTCGACGACGTGCAGCAGGAGCTCGAGAGCCTGCTCCGCGAGGAGCCGGACCTGGCGTGGGCCCACCATTACCTGGGCCTGGTCGCCGAGCGCAGCGACGACCTCCGTCTCGCCGAGAAACACTTCGCCAAGGCGAGGGAGCTCTCCCCCGAGGACTTCCCGGAGCCGGTTCGCCTCACCGAGACCGAGTTCGACGAGGTCGTCGAGGAGGCGCTGAAGGAGCTGCCGGATCAGGTGCGCCGCTACCTCTCCAACGTCGCCATCGCCGTCGAGCCGCTCCCGCGTCTCGAGGAGATCCAGGGTCCGGATCCGCTCTCCCCATCCATCCTCGGCGTCTTCCGAGGCAGCCCGCTCAAGGACAAGGGCACTTTCGACCCCTGGTCCCACTTCCCGAACTCGATCGTCCTCTACCAGCGGAATCTCGAGCGCTTCGCCGTCGACCGAGAGGAGCTGATCGACGAGATCGGCGTCACCCTCCTCCACGAGGTGGGTCACTTCCTCGGCTTCGACGAGGACGACCTTCGCGAGCGCGACCTGCACTGA
- the nadC gene encoding carboxylating nicotinate-nucleotide diphosphorylase yields the protein MDALDRLIDLALAEDIGPGDLTTEALIPDGAMGAAEFLCKERMVLAGIEAAIRTFRAVDPRCSASFFVEEGRVIEAGTVFGRAEGPVRALLTGERTALNFLQRLCGIATNTRRWVDAVAGSRLQLLDTRKTTPGFRALEKAAVRAGGGRNHRFALYDGVLIKDNHLAAVGSIETAIARARGRAPLLTKIEVEVVDVAGADRAAAAGADVILLDNMDDATITEAVRVIAGRALVEISGGISLERLPKLAATGADFVSAGAVTHQARSVDISFNLVGE from the coding sequence ATGGACGCACTCGACAGGCTCATCGATCTGGCGCTCGCGGAGGACATCGGTCCCGGCGACCTCACCACCGAGGCCCTGATCCCCGACGGCGCGATGGGCGCCGCCGAGTTCCTGTGCAAGGAGCGAATGGTCCTCGCGGGCATCGAGGCCGCGATCCGGACCTTCCGCGCTGTCGATCCGCGCTGCAGCGCGAGCTTCTTCGTGGAAGAGGGAAGGGTGATCGAGGCCGGGACGGTCTTCGGCAGGGCCGAGGGCCCCGTGCGCGCGCTCCTCACGGGCGAGCGCACCGCCCTCAACTTCCTGCAGCGCCTCTGCGGGATCGCCACCAACACCCGCCGCTGGGTCGACGCGGTCGCGGGCTCCCGCCTCCAGCTCCTCGATACGCGAAAGACCACGCCGGGCTTCCGCGCCCTGGAGAAGGCCGCGGTCCGCGCGGGCGGCGGGCGCAACCACCGCTTCGCCCTCTACGACGGCGTGCTGATCAAGGACAACCACCTGGCGGCGGTGGGCTCCATCGAGACGGCCATCGCCAGGGCGAGGGGCCGCGCGCCCCTCCTCACCAAGATCGAGGTCGAGGTCGTCGACGTGGCCGGGGCCGACCGCGCCGCCGCCGCCGGCGCCGACGTGATCCTCCTCGACAACATGGACGACGCGACCATCACCGAGGCCGTCCGCGTCATCGCGGGCCGCGCCCTCGTCGAGATCTCCGGCGGCATCAGCCTCGAGCGGCTCCCGAAGCTCGCCGCCACGGGCGCCGACTTCGTGAGCGCCGGCGCCGTGACCCACCAGGCCCGCTCGGTCGACATCTCCTTCAATCTCGTCGGGGAATGA
- a CDS encoding biotin--[acetyl-CoA-carboxylase] ligase, translating into MHAGKPSAEELVLAFLTEAEGEPVAPEAIAGKLDMLPAELFRAVESLRKRGCEIEALPGRGYRLVAAPDRAGSAEIGPLLTTRELGWAIHHHAVIGSTNDEAVSLARDGAAHGEVVIADRQTAGRGRRGRVWASPPRVNLHLSAILRPKLPPQRAPELVAVVAVAAAETLRDLGVSAGIKWPNDLEAEGRKIAGILLDLSADAGRIHFVVAGIGINLNATRDDLPEELRGIATSVRQEVGAIVSRAEVAASLLAHLETWLDRFEEEGFAPVRSRYRELSSILGHPVRLTEPDRTLDGIAEEIDEAGALIVRLPDGGTERFLSGDVTSLRKRTDVTDR; encoded by the coding sequence ATGCACGCGGGAAAGCCCAGCGCCGAAGAGCTCGTCCTCGCCTTCCTCACGGAAGCCGAGGGCGAGCCCGTTGCGCCCGAGGCAATCGCGGGCAAGCTGGACATGCTTCCGGCAGAGCTCTTTCGCGCGGTCGAGTCCCTTCGGAAGCGGGGCTGCGAGATCGAGGCGCTGCCCGGGCGAGGCTACCGCCTTGTGGCGGCGCCGGACCGGGCAGGCTCCGCCGAGATCGGGCCCTTGCTCACCACGCGGGAGCTGGGCTGGGCGATCCACCATCACGCGGTGATCGGCTCCACCAACGACGAGGCGGTCTCCCTCGCCCGTGACGGCGCGGCCCACGGCGAGGTGGTGATCGCCGATCGGCAGACCGCAGGTCGAGGCAGGAGGGGGAGGGTGTGGGCGAGCCCGCCCCGCGTGAACCTCCACCTCTCCGCGATCCTCCGCCCGAAGCTTCCGCCCCAGCGTGCGCCCGAGCTGGTCGCCGTGGTGGCAGTGGCCGCGGCCGAGACCCTGCGGGACCTCGGCGTCTCCGCGGGGATCAAGTGGCCCAACGACCTGGAGGCCGAGGGCCGCAAGATCGCGGGCATCCTCCTGGACCTCTCGGCAGACGCCGGCCGGATCCACTTCGTCGTAGCCGGGATCGGGATCAACCTGAACGCGACCCGGGACGATCTGCCGGAGGAGCTCCGTGGTATCGCCACCAGCGTGCGACAGGAGGTAGGGGCGATCGTCTCCCGCGCCGAGGTCGCGGCCTCGCTCCTGGCGCACCTGGAGACCTGGCTCGATCGCTTCGAGGAGGAGGGTTTCGCGCCCGTGCGCTCGCGGTATCGGGAGCTCTCTTCGATCCTCGGACACCCGGTACGGCTCACGGAGCCCGACCGCACCCTCGACGGGATCGCCGAAGAGATCGACGAGGCCGGCGCCCTCATCGTCCGGCTCCCCGACGGCGGCACGGAGCGCTTCCTGAGCGGCGACGTGACCAGCCTGCGCAAGAGGACCGATGTTACTGACCGTTGA